A genomic segment from Danio aesculapii chromosome 17, fDanAes4.1, whole genome shotgun sequence encodes:
- the LOC130244093 gene encoding exportin-1, translated as MPAIMTMLADHAARQLLDFNQKLDINLLDNVVNCLYHGVGPQQRMAQEVLTHLKEHPDAWTRVDTILEFSQNMNTKYYALQILETVIKTRWKILPRNQCEGIKKYVVGLIIKTSSDAANVEKEKVYIGKLNMILVQILKQEWPKHWPTFISDIVGASRTSESLCQNNMIILKLLSEEVFDFSSGQMTQVKAKHLKDSMCNEFSQIFQLCQFVMENSQNAPLVHATLETLLRFLNWIPLGYIFETKLISTLVYKFLNVPMFRNVTLKCLTEIAGVSVSQYEEQFVNLFTLTMMQLKQMLPLNTNIRLAYANGKDDEQNFIQNLSLFLCTFLKEHGQLIEKRLNLRETLMEALHYMLLVSEVEETEIFKICLEYWNHLAAELYRESPFSTSTSPLLSGSQHFDVPPRRQLYLPVLSKVRLLMVSRMAKPEEVLVVENDQGEVVREFMKDTDSINLYKNMRETLVYLTHLDYADTERIMTEKLHNQVNGTEWSWKNLNTLCWAIGSISGAMHEEDEKRFLVTVIKDLLGLCEQKRGKDNKAIIASNIMYIVGQYPRFLRAHWKFLKTVVNKLFEFMHETHDGVQDMACDTFIKIAQKCRRHFVQVQVGEVMPFIDEILNNINTIICDLQPQQVHTFYEAVGYMIGAQTDQAVQEHLIEKYMLLPNQVWDSIIQQATKNVDILKDPETVKQLGSILKTNVRACKAVGHPFVIQLGRIYLDMLNVYKCLSENISAAIQTNGEMVTKQPLIRSMRTVKRETLKLISGWVSRSNDPQMVGENFVPPLLDAVLIDYQRNVPAAREPEVLSTMATIVNKLGGHITGEIPQIFDAVFECTLNMINKDFEEYPEHRTHFFYLLQAVNSHCFPAFLAIPPAQFKLVLDSIIWAFKHTMRNVADTGLQILYTLLQNVAQEEAAAQSFYQTYFCDILQHIFSVVTDTSHTAGLTMHASILAYMFNLVEEGKISTTLNPSNPVNNQVFIQEYVANLLKSAFPHLQDAQVKVFVTGLFSLNQDIAAFKEHLRDFLVQIKEFAGEDTSDLFLEEREASLRQAQEEKHKLQMSVPGILNPHEIPEEMCD; from the exons CAAAGAATGGCCCAGGAGGTGCTGACTCATTTGAAGGAGCACCCGGATGCGTGGACACGAGTCGACACCATTCTAGAGTTCTCTCAGAACATGAACACCAAA TACTATGCTCTGCAGATTCTGGAAACAGTTATTAAAACAAGATGGAAGATTCTGCCCAGAAACCAGTGTGAAG gcataaaaaaatatgttgtggGTCTCATTATCAAGACATCATCAGATGCAGCTAATGTTGAG AAAGAAAAGGTGTACATTGGAAAACTCAACATGATATTGGTACAG ATTTTGAAGCAGGAGTGGCCCAAACACTGGCCCACATTTATTAGTGACATTGTGGGTGCAAGTCGCACTAGTGAGAGCTTGTGCCAGAACAACATGATCATTCTGAAGCTCCTTAGTGAGGAGGTGTTTGACTTCTCCAGTGGTCAGATGACACAAGTGAAAGCCAAACACCTGAAGGACAG CATGTGCAACGAGTTCTCTCAGATATTCCAGTTGTGCCAGTTTGTGATG GAAAATTCTCAGAATGCCCCACTGGTACATGCAACTTTAGAGACTCTACTGAGATTTCTCAACTGGATTCCATTAGGTTATATCTTTGAAACTAAACTCATCAGTACTCTTGTATACAAG tTTTTAAATGTCCCGATGTTTCGCAACGTGACCCTCAAGTGCTTGACTGAGATAGCAGGAGTCAGCGTCAGCCAGTACGAAGAGCAGTTTGTCAATCTCTTCACTCTGACCATGATGCAGCTCAAACAA ATGCTTCCCCTGAACACTAACATCCGACTGGCGTATGCCAACGGTAAAGATGACGAGCAAAACTTCATTCAGAACCTCAGCTTGTTCCTCTGCACCTTCCTCAAAGAGCACGGACAGCTGATAGAAAAGAGGCTAAACCTCAGAGAGACTCTTATGGAG GCTCTACATTACATGTTGCTAGTGTCAGAAGTGGAGGAGACAGAGATCTTTAAGATCTGTTTGGAGTACTGGAACCACCTTGCAGCTGAACTCTACAGAGAAAGTCCTTTCTCAACGTCCACCTCTCCCCTCCTCTCAGGGAGCCAACACTTTGATGTTCCGCCCCGAAGACAACTCTACCTGCCCGTGCTTTCTAAG GTGCGTTTGTTGATGGTGAGCCGAATGGCCAAGCCAGAGGAAGTGCTGGTGGTGGAGAACGATCAGGGAGAGGTGGTTCGAGAATTCATGAAGGATACCGACTCTATTAATCTATACAAGAACATGAGGGAGACGCTTG TCTACCTTACCCATCTGGACTATGCCGACACAGAGCGTATTATGACAGAAAAGCTTCATAATCAGGTGAACGGTACTGAGTGGTCCTGGAAGAACCTAAACACGCTGTGCTGGGCCATTGGTTCCATCAGTGGAGCCATGCATGAAGAAGATGAGAAGCGGTTCCTCGTCACAGTTATAAAG GACTTACTGGGTCTGTGTGAGCAGAAGAGAGGCAAGGATAATAAGGCCATCATTGCCTCCAACATCATGTACATAGTGGGCCAGTACCCACGATTCCTACGTGCACACTGGAAATTCCTGAAGACAGTCGTCAACAAATTATTTGAGTTCATGCATG aaaccCATGATGGAGTGCAAGATATGGCGTGTGACACATTCATTAAGATCGCTCAGAAGTGCAGGAGGCATTTTGTGCAGGTCCAGGTGGGGGAGGTGATGCCCTTCATTGATGAGATCCTCAACAACATCAACACCATCATCTGTGACCTGCAGCCCCAGCAG GTGCACACATTTTACGAAGCTGTTGGGTATATGATTGGAGCGCAGACTGACCAGGCTGTGCAGGAACACCTGATAGAGAAGTACATGTTGTTGCCTAACCAGGTGTGGGACAGCATCATTCAGCAGGCCACAAAG AACGTGGACATCCTGAAGGACCCGGAGACAGTGAAGCAGTTGGGCAGCATCCTGAAGACCAATGTTAGAGCGTGTAAAGCAGTGGGACACCCTTTTGTCATTCAGCTTGGTCGGATCTACCTGGATATGCTCAACGTATACAAGTGCCTCAGTGAAAACATCTCTGCTGCTATCCAGACCAACG GTGAGATGGTAACCAAGCAGCCTCTCATCAGGAGTATGCGCACAGTCAAGAGGGAGACTCTAAAGCTGATCTCAGGCTGGGTCAGCCGCTCTAATGACCCACAAATG GTGGGGGAGAACTTTGTTCCTCCACTGCTGGATGCTGTGCTCATTGATTACCAGCGCAATGTGCCGGCAGCAAGAGAACCGGAAGTCCTCAGCACCATGGCAACAATCGTAAACAAACTGGGCGGACACATCACTGGAGAGATCCCGCAGATATTTGATGCAGTGTTTGAGTGCACATTAAACATGATCAACAAA GATTTTGAAGAGTACCCAGAGCACCGGACACATTTCTTCTACCTGCTTCAGGCGGTGAACTCTCACTGTTTCCCAGCATTCTTGGCCATCCCACCGGCCCAGTTTAAGCTTGTCCTGGACTCCATTATATGGGCTTTTAAACACACGATGAGAAATGTGGCAGACACTG GCCTGCAGATCCTTTACACTTTGCTGCAGAATGTGGCTCAAGAGGAGGCAGCGGCTCAGAgcttttatcagacatacttctGTGACATCCTTCAACACATATTCTCTGTCGTCACAGACACATCACACACAGCCG GTTTGACCATGCACGCATCTATATTGGCATACATGTTTAACCTCGTCGAGGAAGGAAAAATCAGTACCACTCTGAACCCATCAAACCCAGTCAACAACCAAGTGTTCATCCAGGAGTATGTGGCCAACTTGCTTAAATCAGCTTTCCCGCACTTACAAGA TGCCCAGGTAAAAGTATTTGTGACTGGCCTGTTCAGTTTAAACCAAGACATCGCAGCATTCAAGGAGCACTTGAGGGATTTCCTTGTACAGATCAAG GAGTTTGCCGGCGAGGACACATCTGATCTGTTCCTGGAGGAGCGGGAGGCATCGCTGCGTCAGGCCCAGGAGGAGAAACACAAGCTGCAGATGTCCGTGCCTGGCATCCTCAACCCTCATGAAATACCCGAGGAGATGTGTGACTga